A genomic region of Pogoniulus pusillus isolate bPogPus1 chromosome 35, bPogPus1.pri, whole genome shotgun sequence contains the following coding sequences:
- the ZBTB26 gene encoding zinc finger and BTB domain-containing protein 26 has protein sequence MSERSDILHFKFDNYGDSMLQKMNKLREENKFCDVVVHIDDVEVHGHKIVFAAGSPFLRDQFLLNDSRDVKISILQSSEVGRQLLLSCYSGILEFPEMELVNYLTAASFLQMSHIVERCTQALWKFIKPKQPLESKECEQQSDSSDLKEHQGDDDSLQQDSPCIQPSEDSMDMEDSDIQIIKVESIGEVTEVRNKKDQNQFISSEQTALHSSEPQHFLINSTVENRASEVEQNHLHNYALSYAGSDNIILASKDMFGPNNRGIDKGLQWHHQCPKCTRVFRHLENYANHLKMHKLFMCLLCGKTFTQKGNLHRHMRVHAGIKPFQCKICGKTFSQKCSLQDHLNLHSGDKPHKCNYCDMVFAHKPVLRKHLKQLHGKNSFDNANERNVQDITVDFDSFTCSAATDSKVCQQADASQVLDAGKLPQAVLSLRNDSTCVN, from the coding sequence ATGTCAGAAAGATCAGACATTCTTCACTTCAAATTTGACAATTATGGAGATTCGATGTTACAGAAAATGAACAAGctgagggaagaaaacaaattttGTGATGTTGTGGTCCATATAGATGATGTTGAAGTTCACGGGCATAAAATTGTGTTTGCTGCTGGCTCTCCTTTTTTAAGAGATCAGTTCTTACTAAATGACTCCAGGGATGTGAAAATCTCCATACTGCAGAGTTCAGAAGTGGGGAGGCAGCTGCTTCTGTCCTGTTACAGTGGCATTCTGGAATTCCCTGAAATGGAACTGGTGAACTACTTAACTGCCGCAAGCTTTCTGCAGATGAGCCACATTGTTGAGCGCTGTACGCAGGCCCTCTGGAAGTTTATAAAACCGAAGCAACCATTGGAGAGCAAggagtgtgagcagcagagtgACTCCTCTGACCTGAAGGAGCATCAAGGAGATGACGACTCTCTGCAGCAAGATTCACCTTGTATTCAACCTTCAGAAGACAGTATGGACATGGAGGATAGTGACATTCAGATCATCAAGGTGGAGTCCATTGGGGAGGTAACAGAAGTTAGGAACAAGAAGGATCAGAACCAGTTTATTTCTTCTGAACAAACTGCACTGCATTCCTCAGAGCCTCAACACTTTCTAATCAACTCCACCGTTGAGAACAGAGCAAGTGAAGTAGAGCAAAACCACCTCCACAACTATGCCCTTTCATACGCTGGCAGTGACAACATCATTCTAGCCTCTAAAGATATGTTTGGGCCTAACAACCGAGGTATAGACAAAGGCCTCCAGTGGCATCATCAGTGTCCAAAGTGCACAAGAGTGTTTCGGCATCTGGAAAACTATGCCAATCACTTAAAGATGCACAAACTATTTATGTGTCTCCTCTGTGGCAAGACATTCACTCAGAAAGGCAATCTGCACCGGCACATGAGAGTGCATGCAGGCATCAAACCCTTCCAATGTAAGATCTGTGGGAAAACATTTTCTCAGAAATGCTCCTTACAGGACCATCTCAACCTGCACAGTGGGGACAAGCCCCATAAGTGTAACTACTGTGACATGGTTTTTGCGCATAAACCCGTTCTGAGGAAACATCTTAAACAGCTACATGGTAAAAATAGCTTTGACAATGCTAATGAAAGAAACGTTCAAGATATAACAGTAGACTTTGATTCATTCACATGTAGTGCTGCTACAGACAGTAAGGTCTGTCAGCAAGCTGATGCAAGCCAGGTACTGGATGCAGGGAagctgcctcaggctgtgctcagtttAAGAAATGATAGTACCTGTGTCAATTAA
- the ZBTB6 gene encoding zinc finger and BTB domain-containing protein 6 → MAADSEVLHFQFEQQGDAVLQKMNLLRQQNLFCDVSIYINDTEFQGHKVIFAACSTFMRDQFLLNQSKQVRITILQSAEVGRKLLLSCYTGALEVKKKELLKYLTAASYLQMVHIVEKCTEALSKYLEIDPAMENGNQVVERCHSSDAELRNGDEVLDKDCEIIEISEDSPVSVEYPVKQEQADVSQPEVQSLVSERKDTKTPEISTVEIGYKDDEICIFRMDSVNVASVENDHFPQPCTSSKSNLYFPETQHSLINSTVESRNTEMSGNHLQAFVSDNPEGTSSVMNGFQSVDDYGNSWRHQCPKCPRGFLHLENYLRHLKMHKLFLCLQCGKTFTQKKNLNRHIRGHMGIRPFQCMVCLKTFTAKSTLQDHLNIHSGDRPYKCHCCDMDFKHKSALKKHLTSVHGRSSSEKSNLNTITKVKIDYD, encoded by the coding sequence ATGGCTGCAGACTCGGAGGTGCTGCACTTCCAGTTCGAGCAGCAGGGTGATGCCGTGCTGCAGAAGATGAACCTCCTGCggcagcagaacctcttttgcgaCGTCTCCATTTACATCAACGATACAGAGTTCCAGGGGCACAAGGTGATCTTCGCCGCCTGTTCCACCTTCATGAGGGACCAATTTCTGCTCAACCAGTCGAAGCAAGTGCGCATCACTATCCTGCAGAGCGCCGAGGTgggcagaaagctgctgctctcttgttACACGGGCGCTCTGGAAGTCAAGAAGAAAGAGCTACTGAAATACCTCACAGCCGCGAGTTATCTCCAGATGGTTCATATCGTGGAGAAGTGTACGGAAGCCTTGTCAAAGTACTTGGAAATCGACCCCGCCATGGAGAACGGAAATCAGGTTGTAGAGAGGTGTCACTCCTCAGACGCTGAACTGAGAAACGGGGACGAGGTTTTAGATAAAGATTGTGAAATAATTGAGATCTCTGAAGACAGCCCAGTGAGTGTGGAATACCCCGTGAAACAAGAGCAGGCAGACGTCTCCCAGCCTGAAGTGCAGAGCTTGGTCTCAGAACGGAAGGACACGAAAACTCCAGAAATATCAACAGTTGAAATCGgatacaaggatgatgagaTCTGTATCTTCAGAATGGATTCTGTGAACGTAGCCAGTGTAGAAAATGATCATTTTCCTCAGCCTTGCACATCCTCTAAAAGTAATTTGTATTTTCCAGAAACCCAGCACTCCTTGATAAATTCTACAGTTgaaagcagaaacacagaaatgtcaGGAAATCACTTGCAGGCTTTTGTCAGCGACAATCCAGAAGGAACTTCTAGTGTGATGAATGGGTTCCAGAGCGTGGATGATTACGGCAACTCATGGCGGCACCAGTGTCCCAAGTGTCCAAGGGGATTCCTACATCTTGAGAACTATCTTAGACATCTGAAAATGCACAAACTCTTCTTGTGTTTGCAGTGTGGCAAGACatttactcaaaaaaaaaatctcaacagACACATCCGGGGGCACATGGGCATCCGCCCCTTCCAGTGCATGGTGTGCTTGAAGACCTTCACGGCCAAGAGTACGCTGCAGGATCACCTGAATATCCACAGCGGTGACAGGCCCTACAAGTGTCACTGCTGTGACATGGACTTTAAACACAAGTCTGCTCTTAAAAAGCATTTAACTTCTGTTCATGGAAGGAGTAGTAGTGAAAAATCAAACCTGAACACAATTACAAAAGTTAAAATAGATTATGATTAA